One segment of Taeniopygia guttata chromosome 17, bTaeGut7.mat, whole genome shotgun sequence DNA contains the following:
- the ARPC5L gene encoding actin-related protein 2/3 complex subunit 5-like protein, whose product MARSTLSSRFRRLDIDQYDENRFVEEPEEAAAAEPDAGPEVEALLRHRRTGEALRAFHAAIRSSPGSSRSQAVKEQAQGTMLKVLTSFKSSEIEQAVNSLDRNGVDLLMKYIYKGFEKPTENSSAILLQWHEKALAVGGLGSIIRVLTARKTV is encoded by the exons aTGGCGCGGAGCACGCTCTCGTCCCGCTTCCGCCGCCTCGACATCGACCAGTACGACGAGAACCGCTTCGTGGAGGAGCccgaggaggcggcggcggccgagCCCGATGCGGGCCCCGAGGTGGAGGCGCTGCTCAGGCA CCGCCGCACGGGCGAGGCGCTCCGCGCCTTCCACGCCGCCATCCGcagctccccgggcagcagccgcaGCCAGGCCGTGAAG GAGCAGGCCCAGGGAACGATGCTTAAAGTCCTCACATCTTTTAAAAGCAGTGAAATAGAACAAGCGGTGAATTCCTTAGACAGAAACGGTGTTGATTTGTTAATGAAGTACATTtataaaggatttgaaaagcCAACAGAAAACAGCAGTGCAATATTACTCCAGTGGCATGAAAAG GCACTGGCAGTAGGAGGCCTGGGCTCCATTATAAGAGTTCTCACAGCAAGAAAGACTGTCTAA
- the PPP6C gene encoding LOW QUALITY PROTEIN: serine/threonine-protein phosphatase 6 catalytic subunit (The sequence of the model RefSeq protein was modified relative to this genomic sequence to represent the inferred CDS: inserted 1 base in 1 codon; deleted 1 base in 1 codon), producing the protein MAPLDLDKYVEIARLCKYLPENDLKVRPRRRGRGQPGRAGAGAGVALPGGPERAVPVVPALTPTLPRXLPQRLCDYVCDLLLEESNVQPVSTPVTVCGDIHGQFYDLCELFRTGGQVPDTNYIFMGDFVDRGYYSLETFTYLLALKAKWPDRITLLRGNHESRQITQVYGFYDECQTKYGNANAWRYCTKVFDMLTIAALIDEQILCVHGGLSPDIKTLDQIRTIERNQEIPHKGAFCDLVWSDPEDVDTWAISPRGAGWLFGAKVTNEFVHINNLKLICRAHQLVHEGYKFMFDEKLVTVWSAPNYCYRCGNIASIMVFKDVNTREPKLFRAVPDSERVIPPRTTTPYFL; encoded by the exons ATGGCGCCGCTGGACCTGGACAAGTACGTGGAGATCGCGCGGCTCTGCAAGTACCTGCCCGAGAACGACCTCAAGGtgcggccgcggcggcggggccggggccagccggggcgggccggggccggggccggggtg GCGCTGCCGGGCGGGCCGGAGCGGGCGGTGCCGGTGGTCCCGGCGCTGACCCCGACActgcccc tcctcccgcAGCGCCTCTGTGACTATGTTTGTgacctgctgctggaggagtccAACGTCCAGCCCGTCTCTACGCCCGTCACCGTCTGCGGGGACATCCACGGGCAG TTCTATGACCTGTGCGAGCTGTTCCGGACCGGCGGGCAGGTCCCCGACACCAACTACATCTTCATG GGGGACTTTGTAGACCGAGGGTATTACAGCCTGGAGACATTCACGTACCTGCTTGCACTCAAAGCCAAGTGGCCTGACCGCATCACGCTGCTGCGAGGCAACCACGAGAGCAGGCAGATCACCCAGGTGTACGGGTTCTACG ACGAGTGCCAAACCAAATACGGGAACGCCAACGCCTGGAGATACTGCACCAAAGTGTTCGACATGCTGACGATAGCAGCT CTAATAGACGAGCAGATCCTGTGCGTGCACGGAGGCCTCTCCCCAGACATCAAGACCCTGGACCAGATCCGGACCATTGAGCGGAACCAGGAAATCCCTCACAAAGGCGCCTTCTGCGACCTGGTGTGGTCAGACCCGGAGGACGTGGACACGTGGGCCATCAGCCCGCGCGGGGCGGGCTGGCTCTTCGGGGCCAAGGTCACCAACGAG TTTGTTCACATCAACAACCTGAAGCTGATCTGCAGAGCGCACCAGCTCGTCCACGAAGGATACAAATTCATGTTTGATGAGAAGTTGGTAACGGTATGGTCAGCGCCCAACTACTGCTACCGCTGCGGGAACATCGCGTCCATCATGGTCTTTAAAGATGTAAATACAAGAGAACCAAAGTTATTCCGCGCAGTTCCAGACTCAGAGCGTGTCATTCCTCCCAGGACAACCACGCCGTACTTCCTCTGA
- the GOLGA1 gene encoding golgin subfamily A member 1 isoform X1: protein MFAKLKKKIAEEAAVAPRPAGTARIPRSVSKESITSVGADSGDDFASDGSSSREDLSSQLFRRNEQIRKLEVKLSDYADQIRNLQKIKEKLENALEKHQDSSMRKFQEQNEAHQASRAKMAEGMALALEKKDKEWMEKLGQVEKEKKMLQTELQEMREQSLNLFQKRDEIDELEGFQQQEMAKVKHMLLKKEESLSRAEQELEARAQELSRARAELQEARSESWGLRRDLQGLQQQLLELQARRDELMTAETNAENKITALELREQELQTVIQQLSVDLQNARVAGSGCEKKLEMLQMEHESLKVEYEQQKQKMTFELAERDKLTEQLQEKVSSLEKKLERNLSGDEHVQELLKEKAALEQRLEESRQQVLTDRTQHGEALNQLETQNKELEEKLRIATETLKKSQEAAADQDLKIQKLQADLEDERKQLQQQILSEKHEYDQKVTGLESQIAAIEKAWELDKTTTQHRISQLEKENEDLKGSKEGFESSLKQQESELNRLKNEMSSRETVSVEIAKALEETRKQREELQQQVSHLNTLIKEKDHLIDEKCDLLLKQKEELNQLSQDHEAVLLQVHQLQMDIEARQSQAVEIEKTARKEIDELKLQVQECLLAREHEKNVLELEESTRALNNEHLPSPENSVVEQNGEVAAADVVQLQKDNRELEQQIAEKNKMIKQLQQRMTELKKTLQKELKIRPDSEVPELRGNSEVPNATVTVTNNSDLNDSREINFEYLKHVVLKFMSCRESEAFHLIKAVSVLLNFSQEEENMLKETLEYKMSWFGSKPSPKGSIRPSISSPRTLWP, encoded by the exons ATGTTTGCCAAACTGAAGAAGAAGATCGCAGAGGAGGCAGCGGTGGCTCCCAGGCCCGCAGGAACCGCCCGCATCCCCAGGTCTGTCAGTAAGGAATCGATCACGTCTGTGGGAGCTGACTCTGGAGACGACTTC GCTTCTGATGGAAGCAGCTCCAGAGAGGATCTTTCATCCCAGTTGTTCAGAAGAAATGAACAAATAAGAAAACTGGAGGTGAAGCTATCTG ATTATGCTGATCAGATCCGAAATCTGCAGAAGATAAAAGAGAAGCTTGAAAATGCATTAGAAAAGCATCAAGATT CCTCCATGAGGAAGTTTCAGGAGCAGAATGAAGCTCATCAGGCCAGTCGAGCCAAGATGGCTGAAGGAATGGCTTTGGCcttggaaaaaaaggacaag GAGTGGATGGAAAAACTTGGTCAAGTTGAAAAG gaaaagaaaatgcttcaaACAGAGTTACAAGAAATGAGGGAGCAGAGTTTGAACCTTTTCCAAAAACGAGATGAAATCGATGAACTGGAGGGCtttcagcagcaggaaatggCCAAAGTTAAACACATG CTTCTGAAGAAGGAAGAAtctctgagcagagcagagcaggagctggaggcgCGCGCCCAGGAGCTGAGCCGGGCCAGAGCGGAGCTGCAGGAGGCGAGGAGCGAGTCCTGGGGCCTGAGGAGGGACCTCCAgggcctgcagcagcagctgctggagctgcaggctcGGAG AGATGAACTAATGACAGCTGAgacaaatgcagaaaataagATCACTGCTCTGGAGTTAAGAGAACAGGAGCTACAAACTGTCATTCAGCAGCTTTCTGTAGACTTGCAAAAT GCTCGAGTGGCTGGTTCTGGTTGTGAGAAGAAACTGGAAATGTTACAAATGGAGCATGAATCTCTGAAAGTGGAATATGAGCAGCAGAAGCAAAAG ATGACTTTTGAACTTGCTGAGAGAGATAAACTTACTgaacagctgcaggaaaaggtGTCTTCCCTGGAAAAAAAGCTAGAAAGAAATCTCTCAGGAGATGAAcatgtgcaggagctgctcaaaGAG AAAGCTGCTCTtgagcagaggctggaggagagcaggcagcaggTACTGACAGACAGGACACAGCACGGAGAGGCTCTGAACCAGTTGGAAACACAG AATAAAGAACTGGAAGAGAAACTACGGATTGCAACGGAAACGTTGAAAAAGAGCcaagaagcagctgctgaccagGATCTGAAGATCCAGAAGCTG CAAGCTGATCTagaagatgaaagaaaacaactgCAGCAACAGATTTTAAGTGAAAAACATGAGTATGATCAGAAAGTTACTGGGCTGGAGTCTCAGATTGCTGCTATTGAAAAAGCTTGGGAATTGGATAAAACAACAACTCAGCACAGGATT AGCCaattggaaaaggaaaatgaggacCTCAAGGGAAGCAAAGAAGGGTTTGAGAGTTCATTAAAACAACAAGAGTCTGAACTGAACAGGCTGAAG AATGAGATGAGCAGCAGAGAAACTGTCAGTGTGGAAATTGCCAAAGCATTGGAAGAAACACGGAAACAGAGAGAGGAATTACAACAGCAG GTTTCACATCTGAATACCCTAATAAAGGAGAAAGACCACCTGATTGATGAAAAATGTGATCTGCTTCTAAAACAGAAGGAAGAACTGAATCAGCTCAGTCAAG ACCATGAAGCTGTCTTGCTGCAGGTGCATCAGTTACAGATGGACATAGAAGCACGTCAGAGCCAAGCAGTGGAGATAgagaaaacagcaagaaaagaaattgaTGAGCTGAAGCTGCAGGTACAGGAGTGCCTGTTGGCCAGAGAGCATGAGAAAAAT gTTTTGGAACTGGAGGAATCAACAAGGGCCTTGAACAATGAACATTTGCCTTCTCCAGAAAACTCTGTGGTGGAGCAGAACGGAGAGGTGGCAGCTGCAGATGTTGTTCAACTTCAGAAAGATAATAGAGAGCTGGAACAGCAAATTGCCGAGAAAAACAAG ATGATAAAGCAACTTCAGCAAAGAATGACAGAACTCAAGAAAACTCTCCAGAAAGAGCTG aaaataaGGCCTGACAGTGAGGTACCTGAGCTACGTGGAAATTCTGAAGTGCCTAATGCTACTGTGACTGTCACCAACAACTCTGACTTGAACGACTCGAGGGAGATAAACTTTGAGTACCTTAAACATGTTGTACTGAAGTTCATGTCCTGCAGGGAATCTGAG GCATTCCATCTCATTAAAGCTGTGTCTGTGTTACTGAATTTTTcacaagaggaagaaaacatgCTCAAAGAAACTCTGGAGTACAAG ATGTCCTGGTTTGGGTCAAAGCCGTCTCCCAAAGGCAGCATCCGCCCGTCTATCTCCAGCCCAAGGACTCTGTGGCCTTAA
- the GOLGA1 gene encoding golgin subfamily A member 1 isoform X2, translated as MFAKLKKKIAEEAAVAPRPAGTARIPRSVSKESITSVGADSGDDFASDGSSSREDLSSQLFRRNEQIRKLEVKLSASMRKFQEQNEAHQASRAKMAEGMALALEKKDKEWMEKLGQVEKEKKMLQTELQEMREQSLNLFQKRDEIDELEGFQQQEMAKVKHMLLKKEESLSRAEQELEARAQELSRARAELQEARSESWGLRRDLQGLQQQLLELQARRDELMTAETNAENKITALELREQELQTVIQQLSVDLQNARVAGSGCEKKLEMLQMEHESLKVEYEQQKQKMTFELAERDKLTEQLQEKVSSLEKKLERNLSGDEHVQELLKEKAALEQRLEESRQQVLTDRTQHGEALNQLETQNKELEEKLRIATETLKKSQEAAADQDLKIQKLQADLEDERKQLQQQILSEKHEYDQKVTGLESQIAAIEKAWELDKTTTQHRISQLEKENEDLKGSKEGFESSLKQQESELNRLKNEMSSRETVSVEIAKALEETRKQREELQQQVSHLNTLIKEKDHLIDEKCDLLLKQKEELNQLSQDHEAVLLQVHQLQMDIEARQSQAVEIEKTARKEIDELKLQVQECLLAREHEKNVLELEESTRALNNEHLPSPENSVVEQNGEVAAADVVQLQKDNRELEQQIAEKNKMIKQLQQRMTELKKTLQKELKIRPDSEVPELRGNSEVPNATVTVTNNSDLNDSREINFEYLKHVVLKFMSCRESEAFHLIKAVSVLLNFSQEEENMLKETLEYKMSWFGSKPSPKGSIRPSISSPRTLWP; from the exons ATGTTTGCCAAACTGAAGAAGAAGATCGCAGAGGAGGCAGCGGTGGCTCCCAGGCCCGCAGGAACCGCCCGCATCCCCAGGTCTGTCAGTAAGGAATCGATCACGTCTGTGGGAGCTGACTCTGGAGACGACTTC GCTTCTGATGGAAGCAGCTCCAGAGAGGATCTTTCATCCCAGTTGTTCAGAAGAAATGAACAAATAAGAAAACTGGAGGTGAAGCTATCTG CCTCCATGAGGAAGTTTCAGGAGCAGAATGAAGCTCATCAGGCCAGTCGAGCCAAGATGGCTGAAGGAATGGCTTTGGCcttggaaaaaaaggacaag GAGTGGATGGAAAAACTTGGTCAAGTTGAAAAG gaaaagaaaatgcttcaaACAGAGTTACAAGAAATGAGGGAGCAGAGTTTGAACCTTTTCCAAAAACGAGATGAAATCGATGAACTGGAGGGCtttcagcagcaggaaatggCCAAAGTTAAACACATG CTTCTGAAGAAGGAAGAAtctctgagcagagcagagcaggagctggaggcgCGCGCCCAGGAGCTGAGCCGGGCCAGAGCGGAGCTGCAGGAGGCGAGGAGCGAGTCCTGGGGCCTGAGGAGGGACCTCCAgggcctgcagcagcagctgctggagctgcaggctcGGAG AGATGAACTAATGACAGCTGAgacaaatgcagaaaataagATCACTGCTCTGGAGTTAAGAGAACAGGAGCTACAAACTGTCATTCAGCAGCTTTCTGTAGACTTGCAAAAT GCTCGAGTGGCTGGTTCTGGTTGTGAGAAGAAACTGGAAATGTTACAAATGGAGCATGAATCTCTGAAAGTGGAATATGAGCAGCAGAAGCAAAAG ATGACTTTTGAACTTGCTGAGAGAGATAAACTTACTgaacagctgcaggaaaaggtGTCTTCCCTGGAAAAAAAGCTAGAAAGAAATCTCTCAGGAGATGAAcatgtgcaggagctgctcaaaGAG AAAGCTGCTCTtgagcagaggctggaggagagcaggcagcaggTACTGACAGACAGGACACAGCACGGAGAGGCTCTGAACCAGTTGGAAACACAG AATAAAGAACTGGAAGAGAAACTACGGATTGCAACGGAAACGTTGAAAAAGAGCcaagaagcagctgctgaccagGATCTGAAGATCCAGAAGCTG CAAGCTGATCTagaagatgaaagaaaacaactgCAGCAACAGATTTTAAGTGAAAAACATGAGTATGATCAGAAAGTTACTGGGCTGGAGTCTCAGATTGCTGCTATTGAAAAAGCTTGGGAATTGGATAAAACAACAACTCAGCACAGGATT AGCCaattggaaaaggaaaatgaggacCTCAAGGGAAGCAAAGAAGGGTTTGAGAGTTCATTAAAACAACAAGAGTCTGAACTGAACAGGCTGAAG AATGAGATGAGCAGCAGAGAAACTGTCAGTGTGGAAATTGCCAAAGCATTGGAAGAAACACGGAAACAGAGAGAGGAATTACAACAGCAG GTTTCACATCTGAATACCCTAATAAAGGAGAAAGACCACCTGATTGATGAAAAATGTGATCTGCTTCTAAAACAGAAGGAAGAACTGAATCAGCTCAGTCAAG ACCATGAAGCTGTCTTGCTGCAGGTGCATCAGTTACAGATGGACATAGAAGCACGTCAGAGCCAAGCAGTGGAGATAgagaaaacagcaagaaaagaaattgaTGAGCTGAAGCTGCAGGTACAGGAGTGCCTGTTGGCCAGAGAGCATGAGAAAAAT gTTTTGGAACTGGAGGAATCAACAAGGGCCTTGAACAATGAACATTTGCCTTCTCCAGAAAACTCTGTGGTGGAGCAGAACGGAGAGGTGGCAGCTGCAGATGTTGTTCAACTTCAGAAAGATAATAGAGAGCTGGAACAGCAAATTGCCGAGAAAAACAAG ATGATAAAGCAACTTCAGCAAAGAATGACAGAACTCAAGAAAACTCTCCAGAAAGAGCTG aaaataaGGCCTGACAGTGAGGTACCTGAGCTACGTGGAAATTCTGAAGTGCCTAATGCTACTGTGACTGTCACCAACAACTCTGACTTGAACGACTCGAGGGAGATAAACTTTGAGTACCTTAAACATGTTGTACTGAAGTTCATGTCCTGCAGGGAATCTGAG GCATTCCATCTCATTAAAGCTGTGTCTGTGTTACTGAATTTTTcacaagaggaagaaaacatgCTCAAAGAAACTCTGGAGTACAAG ATGTCCTGGTTTGGGTCAAAGCCGTCTCCCAAAGGCAGCATCCGCCCGTCTATCTCCAGCCCAAGGACTCTGTGGCCTTAA